The Bacteroidota bacterium region GTTTTAAGTATTATAGCGTTTCAGCGATTGCGGGTTTTTAAGGATACCCTTCAGAAAATCAATGGCTTTGTCGAGGTTCTTTTGAGCGGCATCAGTGATACCCTCTTTAAATTCCCATTCATATCCCTTAATATGAAGAAGATATGTTTCAGGATATCTTTCATAGATTTTATGACAAAGATCAAGAATAAACGAAGCCGATACGGTATGCATGGTGAATTCGATACGGCTTGCAGACGGATTCACCTTTGTCAGTGTAAAATCCTTGATAGGCTCGATCGAAGCATCGACAAATATAACGATATCCATATTTGCAATGGCATCGGCGTCTTCAATGTTCAGCTGATAGTTGCTGTCGACTTCAATATTTGGGAGCCCTTCCTTTTCAATCCAGCGTTCAATAAGGTATATGAACTCATTACCCAGTCCATCATCCTGCCTTCCCGGGTTACCGTACCCGTAAAGAAGCAACTTTAAGGGTTTCTCCTTACCCTTATTTACTTTTCCTGTCAATTAAGCTATTATTTTGATCGTATAACGAGATCTCCAGAGGCATATTGCCAAGGGCATGTGTGGCGCAGCTCAGGCAGGGATCATACGCCCTGATGGCCACTTCCACAGCATTCATCATGCCTTCGGTGATCTCTTTCTTGCCGGTCATCATGCTCGTCGCCACGCAATTGACCGCTCTGTTCATAGGTTCATTATTATTTGTTGTGGAAACGATGAGATTGGCCATTTCAATCTGATCGTTATCATTGATCCTGTAATGATGGAATAGAGTTCCCCTGGGAGCTTCGATAAGTCCTACGCCTTCCTTTTGCTTTTTGCCGATCGTAACTAGGTTATTACCATGCAGATCCGGGTCGTGCAGCAATTGCCTGATCATTTCGGCAGCATGGAGGGTCTCGATGAGACGTGCCCAGTGATAATGCATGCACATGTTATTGGGCTTGCCATTGGTATAAGCTCTGAAGAGCTCAAATTCCTTCTGTGCCAGCGGTGTGGGAATGAAATCGCAGGTATTCAGGCGTGCCAGCGGGCCAACCCTGTACCAGCCATCAGTTTCGCCAAGGTGAGTCAGATATGGGAATTTCATATAGCTCCATGGCCTGACTTCTTCATTGATATACTGAGTATACTCCTGGTAATCGACGTCATTAAGTATCTTCCTGCCCTGTGAATCGATGGCTCTCAGAACGCCATGATACAGGTCCATGGCTCCGTCTTTTCTGACGAGGCTCAGGTGACTTGACGGGAATTTGGAGAAGTTATCGATAAGCTCTTTATGCCCTTTATGAAATGTCTTGAAGAAATCCAGTGCACCGGACGCCCATTCCACCATCTTATCGGCATTGAGAGGATCTGGGCCTTTCAGGAAGGAATCTCGTTCCTCTATGCTGAGGTTCTTATTTATGCCGCCGGGTATGGCGCCTGTACCGTGTATCTTCTTCCCGGCAGTGGCTTTGATGATCTCCTGTCCGAATTTTCGCATGAGCACACCCTGGACAGCAAGATCTTTATGTTTAAGTGCTACGCCGATGACATTGCGAATGGCGGGGTCGGCGTCGATGCCAAAAAGCAGGTCAGGTGATGCCAGGTGGAAGAAGTGCAGGGCATGCGACTGAAAGAACTGTCCGTAGTGCATGAGCCTTCTCATCTTTTCACCCGTCGGCGTCAATCC contains the following coding sequences:
- a CDS encoding hydrogenase maturation protease, with amino-acid sequence MTGKVNKGKEKPLKLLLYGYGNPGRQDDGLGNEFIYLIERWIEKEGLPNIEVDSNYQLNIEDADAIANMDIVIFVDASIEPIKDFTLTKVNPSASRIEFTMHTVSASFILDLCHKIYERYPETYLLHIKGYEWEFKEGITDAAQKNLDKAIDFLKGILKNPQSLKRYNT
- a CDS encoding Ni/Fe hydrogenase subunit alpha yields the protein MSRKITIEPVTRVEGHGKVTIHIDHEGNVTQTRLHIVEFRGFERFIQGRPYWEAPVLVERLCGICPVSHHLAAAKALDVIVGAGTGEGLTPTGEKMRRLMHYGQFFQSHALHFFHLASPDLLFGIDADPAIRNVIGVALKHKDLAVQGVLMRKFGQEIIKATAGKKIHGTGAIPGGINKNLSIEERDSFLKGPDPLNADKMVEWASGALDFFKTFHKGHKELIDNFSKFPSSHLSLVRKDGAMDLYHGVLRAIDSQGRKILNDVDYQEYTQYINEEVRPWSYMKFPYLTHLGETDGWYRVGPLARLNTCDFIPTPLAQKEFELFRAYTNGKPNNMCMHYHWARLIETLHAAEMIRQLLHDPDLHGNNLVTIGKKQKEGVGLIEAPRGTLFHHYRINDNDQIEMANLIVSTTNNNEPMNRAVNCVATSMMTGKKEITEGMMNAVEVAIRAYDPCLSCATHALGNMPLEISLYDQNNSLIDRKSK